In Stenotrophomonas sp. ESTM1D_MKCIP4_1, a single genomic region encodes these proteins:
- a CDS encoding YciI family protein translates to MKVMVIVKANADSEAGRMPSEQGLAEMGAYNEQLVAAGIMLAGEGLHATARGRRIHFGAAAPQVQAGPFGPPDQQIAGFWLWNVRSLDEAIEWASRAPFGAGGTLELRPLITAEDFGEAFTPELQQQEQRLRDQLEN, encoded by the coding sequence ATGAAAGTGATGGTGATCGTCAAAGCCAACGCCGATTCCGAAGCCGGCCGCATGCCCAGCGAACAGGGACTGGCTGAAATGGGCGCCTACAACGAACAGCTCGTCGCCGCCGGAATCATGCTCGCCGGTGAAGGCCTGCACGCCACCGCACGTGGCCGCCGCATTCATTTTGGTGCAGCCGCCCCGCAGGTGCAGGCCGGTCCGTTCGGCCCGCCTGACCAGCAGATCGCCGGCTTCTGGCTGTGGAACGTGCGCTCGCTGGACGAGGCCATCGAGTGGGCCAGCCGCGCCCCGTTCGGCGCCGGCGGCACCCTTGAGCTGCGCCCGCTGATCACCGCCGAAGATTTCGGCGAGGCCTTCACTCCCGAATTACAGCAGCAGGAACAGCGTCTGCGGGACCAGCTCGAAAACTGA
- a CDS encoding VOC family protein, whose product MKLIPFLGFSGQAHDAMAFYAKALGGQVTSEMKYRDMPPSDGSPGCNEMPAETLDHVAHSQLEIGGAILMAADGPGGGEGGSTTINVDVDSIEEAERVFAALAEGGQVQMPIAETFWAHRWGMLIDRYGKPWMVNCMKQP is encoded by the coding sequence ATGAAACTCATTCCCTTCCTTGGCTTCAGCGGCCAGGCCCATGATGCGATGGCCTTCTACGCCAAGGCCCTTGGTGGCCAGGTCACCTCGGAAATGAAGTACCGCGACATGCCCCCGTCCGATGGCTCGCCGGGCTGCAATGAAATGCCGGCCGAAACCCTCGATCATGTGGCTCACAGCCAACTGGAAATCGGTGGCGCCATCCTGATGGCAGCCGATGGCCCCGGCGGTGGCGAGGGCGGTTCGACCACCATCAACGTGGATGTGGACAGTATCGAAGAGGCCGAGCGCGTGTTTGCTGCACTGGCCGAGGGCGGCCAGGTGCAGATGCCGATTGCCGAAACCTTCTGGGCCCATCGCTGGGGCATGCTGATCGACCGCTACGGCAAGCCGTGGATGGTCAACTGCATGAAGCAGCCCTGA
- a CDS encoding EAL domain-containing protein, translating into MSRLGVIIAATLLAILAALVPIAVMVYATWDRAVSVEQSRLREIAERALRRADVSYEQSLTVLRSAEASRLPPCSAEHIRRMQSLVMTTPSVDQMGYFEGGKLRCTSWGMFNGDADQPAPDHVTSDGAGISLDVRPQTTDGSKVIAVTYGAYDTLVDPRRFIDVIADPQVRLALASPDGRLLSGQSGMDNALLQQQLRDPGEGLDKDTLYATARNGEWLAIATAPRTALAATFRQQAWLFVPLGLLLAAAGAGLVIWLSRRRLSLRGELAVAIRRRELYLHYQPIIELETGICVGAEALVRWQRPDGSQVRPDIFVPLAEEHGLITALTDLVIENVVDDMRDLLVQDRSAHIAINLDAGDIISGRALRSITERMAGSGILPQQIWLEATERGFLDADRARTMLAAARRAGHSVAIDDFGVGYSSLQYLQQLPLDALKIDKSFVDAIGTESATSPVTPHIIDMAKELGLWVVAEGVETEPQLAYLHSQQVQFGQGWLFSRPLPRDAFIAFHQQRKQRYGAAREDMQNPRTVPIEQAAPEE; encoded by the coding sequence GTGAGCCGGCTGGGCGTCATCATCGCCGCGACGCTGCTGGCCATCCTGGCCGCCCTCGTACCGATCGCGGTGATGGTCTATGCCACCTGGGACCGCGCCGTCAGCGTGGAGCAGAGCCGCCTGCGGGAAATTGCCGAACGCGCCCTGCGCCGCGCCGATGTGTCCTACGAACAGTCGCTGACGGTGCTCAGATCCGCAGAAGCATCGCGCCTGCCCCCCTGCAGCGCCGAACATATCCGGCGCATGCAGAGCCTGGTGATGACCACACCGTCGGTCGACCAGATGGGCTACTTCGAGGGCGGCAAACTACGCTGCACCTCATGGGGCATGTTCAACGGCGACGCCGACCAGCCTGCACCGGACCACGTCACCAGCGACGGTGCCGGCATCAGCCTGGATGTGCGCCCGCAGACCACCGACGGCAGCAAGGTCATCGCTGTCACCTATGGCGCCTATGACACCTTGGTCGATCCCCGGCGCTTCATCGATGTCATTGCCGACCCGCAGGTGCGGCTGGCCCTGGCCAGCCCCGATGGGCGCCTGCTGTCCGGCCAGAGCGGCATGGACAACGCCCTGCTGCAGCAGCAGCTGCGCGACCCCGGCGAAGGGCTGGACAAGGACACCCTGTACGCCACCGCCCGCAATGGCGAATGGCTGGCCATCGCCACCGCACCGCGCACCGCCCTGGCCGCGACCTTCCGCCAGCAGGCCTGGCTGTTCGTGCCCTTGGGCCTGCTGCTGGCCGCCGCCGGAGCCGGGCTGGTGATCTGGTTGTCGCGCCGCCGCCTGTCGCTGCGTGGCGAGCTGGCCGTGGCCATCCGCCGCCGTGAGCTCTACCTGCACTACCAGCCCATCATCGAACTGGAAACCGGCATCTGCGTGGGTGCCGAGGCGCTGGTGCGCTGGCAGCGTCCCGATGGCTCCCAGGTGCGGCCGGACATCTTCGTACCGCTGGCAGAAGAGCATGGCCTGATCACCGCATTGACCGATCTGGTGATCGAGAACGTCGTGGACGACATGCGTGATCTGCTGGTGCAGGACCGCAGCGCCCACATCGCGATCAACCTCGATGCCGGCGACATCATCAGCGGCCGCGCCCTGAGGTCGATCACCGAGCGCATGGCCGGCAGTGGGATCCTGCCGCAGCAGATCTGGCTGGAAGCCACCGAGCGCGGCTTCCTCGATGCCGACCGCGCGCGCACCATGCTGGCCGCCGCGCGGCGTGCCGGCCACAGCGTCGCCATCGATGATTTCGGCGTTGGCTATTCCAGCCTGCAGTACCTGCAGCAGCTGCCATTGGACGCGCTGAAGATCGACAAATCGTTCGTCGATGCCATCGGCACCGAAAGCGCCACCAGCCCGGTCACCCCGCACATCATCGACATGGCCAAGGAGCTGGGCCTGTGGGTGGTGGCCGAAGGCGTGGAGACCGAGCCGCAACTGGCCTACCTGCACAGCCAGCAGGTGCAGTTCGGGCAAGGCTGGCTGTTCTCACGGCCGCTGCCGCGTGATGCGTTCATCGCCTTCCACCAGCAGCGCAAGCAACGTTACGGCGCCGCGCGGGAAGACATGCAGAATCCACGCACGGTGCCGATCGAACAGGCTGCACCGGAAGAATGA
- a CDS encoding LysR family transcriptional regulator gives MSVLDNLANLQTFVHAADTRSFVETGRLLGISASAAGKSVARLEHALGVRLFHRSTRSITLTAEGQLFLARCRRILAERDAARTELAQPHAVPSGTLRISLPLVGDLTLPLLADFMAAYPDIRLDLDFSDRLVDVIEEGFDAVLRVGEPSDSRMNARRLGVFPRRIVASPAYLQRRGVPRVPADLLQHTLLHYRFPSSGKLEPWPIQWPEPQAAQELPVHMVANTIEARVALALRDIGLAFVPLHSVRDAIADGRLVTVLDEHVHSCGTFHLLWPSGRHVLPKLRVFIDFISARLDTVP, from the coding sequence ATGTCCGTCCTCGACAATCTCGCCAATCTGCAGACCTTCGTGCATGCGGCCGATACCCGCAGCTTCGTCGAAACCGGCCGCCTGCTGGGCATCTCTGCCTCGGCCGCGGGCAAGAGCGTGGCACGGCTGGAGCACGCGCTGGGCGTACGCCTGTTCCACCGCAGCACGCGCAGCATCACCCTCACCGCCGAAGGCCAGCTGTTCCTGGCGCGTTGCCGCCGCATCCTCGCCGAACGCGATGCCGCACGCACCGAACTGGCCCAGCCGCACGCCGTACCCAGCGGCACGTTGCGCATCAGCCTGCCGCTGGTGGGTGATCTCACCCTGCCGTTGCTGGCCGATTTCATGGCCGCTTACCCAGACATCCGCCTCGACCTGGATTTCAGCGACCGCCTGGTCGATGTCATCGAAGAAGGTTTCGATGCCGTGCTGCGCGTCGGCGAACCCAGCGACTCACGCATGAACGCCCGGCGCCTGGGCGTGTTCCCACGGCGCATCGTTGCCTCGCCGGCCTACCTGCAGCGGCGCGGCGTGCCCAGGGTGCCGGCCGATCTGTTGCAGCACACCCTGCTGCACTACCGGTTCCCCAGCAGCGGCAAGCTCGAGCCCTGGCCCATCCAGTGGCCCGAGCCGCAGGCCGCGCAGGAACTGCCGGTGCACATGGTCGCCAACACCATCGAAGCCCGGGTGGCACTGGCCCTGCGCGATATCGGCCTGGCCTTCGTTCCCTTGCACTCGGTGCGTGATGCCATCGCCGACGGCCGCCTGGTCACCGTGCTGGATGAGCACGTGCATTCGTGCGGTACGTTCCACCTGCTGTGGCCCTCCGGCCGCCATGTACTGCCGAAGCTGCGGGTGTTCATCGATTTCATCAGCGCCCGCCTGGACACCGTCCCCTGA
- a CDS encoding serine hydrolase domain-containing protein — translation MNALPVDTSAPTLPAVAGVLQQAHPQQLVGAVVLVREHGVLRHASASGLADREAGTPMQRDQLFRLASVSKPLLTAVILRLVADGVLDLDEPVQRWLPDFRPALADGSVPPISLRQLLSHTSGLGYRFLEADAEGPYARAGVSDGMDANPLSLQENVQRIGRSPLLFPPGSQWLYSLGVDVAGAVAESASGQTLQHLFDALLAQPLNLRDTGFSTMHAARLATPYVSDAPQPHRLQEGEIVAPFDGTVGIEYSLARATDASRYASAGAGLIGSADDVMSVLEALRDVRASALLPPPLVAEMGRLQAGEQGPADPPGWGFGLGFAVLHDPAASGTPQGVGTWRWGGAYGHSWFVDPTRGLSVVALTNTLYEGMHGAFVDALRDAVYRDLGAAR, via the coding sequence ATGAACGCGCTTCCCGTTGATACCTCCGCCCCTACCTTGCCTGCCGTGGCAGGCGTGCTGCAGCAGGCCCACCCCCAGCAACTGGTGGGTGCGGTGGTGCTGGTGCGCGAACACGGTGTGCTGCGCCATGCCAGCGCCAGTGGCCTGGCCGACCGCGAAGCGGGCACGCCGATGCAGCGCGATCAACTGTTCCGTCTGGCGTCGGTGAGCAAGCCGCTGCTGACGGCGGTGATCCTGCGACTGGTGGCCGATGGCGTGCTCGACCTGGATGAGCCGGTGCAGCGCTGGCTGCCGGATTTTCGCCCCGCACTGGCCGATGGCAGCGTGCCGCCGATCAGCCTGCGGCAGCTGCTGAGCCATACCAGTGGCCTGGGTTACCGCTTCCTGGAGGCGGATGCGGAAGGCCCCTACGCGCGTGCGGGTGTGAGTGATGGCATGGATGCGAACCCGTTGAGCCTGCAGGAGAACGTGCAGCGCATCGGCCGCTCGCCGCTGCTGTTCCCGCCCGGCAGCCAGTGGCTGTATTCGCTGGGCGTGGATGTGGCCGGTGCGGTGGCCGAGTCCGCCAGTGGGCAGACCCTGCAGCACCTGTTTGATGCCCTGCTGGCGCAGCCGTTGAATCTGCGCGACACCGGCTTCAGCACGATGCATGCGGCGCGCCTGGCGACGCCCTATGTCAGTGATGCGCCGCAGCCGCACCGTTTGCAGGAAGGCGAGATCGTCGCGCCGTTCGATGGCACGGTGGGGATCGAGTACAGCCTGGCGCGTGCCACCGATGCCAGCCGTTACGCCTCGGCAGGGGCAGGGCTGATCGGCAGTGCCGACGACGTCATGAGCGTGCTGGAAGCGCTGCGGGATGTGCGGGCGTCCGCACTGCTGCCGCCGCCGCTGGTGGCGGAGATGGGACGCCTGCAGGCCGGCGAACAGGGGCCGGCCGATCCGCCAGGTTGGGGCTTCGGGCTGGGCTTTGCGGTGCTGCACGATCCGGCGGCGTCCGGCACGCCGCAGGGCGTGGGCACCTGGCGCTGGGGCGGTGCCTACGGCCACAGCTGGTTCGTGGACCCGACGCGTGGCCTCAGCGTTGTGGCCCTGACCAACACACTGTACGAAGGCATGCATGGGGCGTTCGTCGATGCCCTGCGCGATGCGGTGTACCGCGACCTGGGAGCTGCGCGATGA
- the cycA gene encoding D-serine/D-alanine/glycine transporter: protein MTEPATPPEHLRRSLSNRHLQLIAIGGAIGTGLFMGSGKTISLAGPSILFVYLIIGAMLFFVMRAMGELLLSNLQYKSFIDFSTDLLGPWAGFFCGWTYWFCWIVTAIADVIAIAAYAQFWFPELQAWIPALLCVMLLLGLNLVTVKLFGEMEFWFALIKIVAICALIITGAGLVAWGFTSPSGHTASLSNLWNDGGMFPMGLVGFFAGFQIAVFAFVGIELVGTTAAETANPERNLPKAINSIPVRIIIFYVLALVAIMAVTPWRQVVPDKSPFVQLFVLAGIPAAASLINFVVLTSATSSANSGIFSTSRMLYGLAEEGHAPRGLSRLSRAAVPARGLLFSCLCLLGGTLLIYLIPNLVTAFTLVTTLATVLFIFVWSLILVAYMVYRRRYPERHAASIFKMPGGVAMCWACLVFFVGVLVLLSLQADTRQALVASPVWFVLLGAGYWLRSRRR, encoded by the coding sequence ATGACCGAGCCCGCCACGCCCCCCGAGCACCTGCGCCGCAGCCTGTCCAACCGTCACCTGCAACTGATCGCCATCGGCGGTGCCATCGGTACCGGCCTGTTCATGGGGTCGGGCAAGACCATCAGTCTGGCCGGTCCGTCCATCCTCTTCGTCTACCTCATCATCGGCGCGATGCTGTTCTTCGTGATGCGCGCGATGGGCGAACTGCTGCTGTCCAACCTGCAGTACAAGTCCTTCATCGACTTCTCCACCGATCTGCTGGGCCCCTGGGCCGGGTTCTTCTGCGGCTGGACGTACTGGTTCTGCTGGATCGTCACCGCCATCGCCGATGTCATCGCCATCGCGGCCTATGCGCAGTTCTGGTTTCCCGAGCTGCAGGCGTGGATACCCGCACTGCTGTGCGTGATGCTGCTGCTGGGCCTGAACCTGGTGACCGTCAAGCTGTTCGGCGAAATGGAATTCTGGTTTGCGTTGATCAAGATCGTGGCCATCTGCGCCCTGATCATCACCGGTGCCGGCCTGGTGGCCTGGGGCTTCACTTCGCCCAGCGGGCACACGGCCTCGCTGTCCAACCTGTGGAACGATGGCGGGATGTTCCCGATGGGCCTGGTGGGTTTCTTCGCCGGGTTCCAGATTGCGGTGTTCGCCTTCGTCGGCATCGAGCTGGTGGGCACCACCGCCGCTGAAACCGCCAACCCGGAGCGCAACCTGCCCAAGGCGATCAACTCGATCCCGGTGCGCATCATCATTTTCTACGTGCTGGCCCTGGTGGCGATCATGGCGGTGACGCCCTGGCGGCAGGTCGTGCCGGACAAGAGTCCGTTCGTGCAGCTGTTCGTGCTGGCCGGCATTCCTGCCGCCGCCAGCCTGATCAACTTCGTGGTGCTTACCTCGGCCACCTCGTCGGCCAACAGCGGGATCTTCTCCACCAGCCGCATGCTGTACGGCCTGGCCGAAGAGGGCCACGCGCCGCGGGGCCTGTCGCGGCTGTCGCGCGCGGCGGTGCCGGCCCGTGGTCTGCTGTTCTCGTGCCTGTGCCTGCTGGGCGGCACCCTGCTGATCTATCTTATCCCCAATCTGGTGACGGCCTTCACGCTGGTGACTACGCTGGCCACGGTGCTCTTCATCTTCGTCTGGTCGCTGATTCTGGTGGCCTACATGGTCTACCGTCGCCGCTACCCGGAACGCCACGCGGCCTCGATCTTCAAGATGCCCGGCGGCGTTGCGATGTGCTGGGCGTGCCTGGTGTTCTTCGTGGGCGTGCTGGTGCTGCTGAGCCTGCAGGCCGACACCCGCCAGGCGCTTGTCGCCAGCCCGGTGTGGTTCGTGCTGCTGGGCGCGGGGTACTGGCTGCGGAGCCGACGCCGGTAG
- a CDS encoding NHL repeat-containing protein: protein MARRQWMAVGVVVVATAAALAATWWERPAQVPAAPAGPPPTPLAWTAQIEPLAGDGHPGDRDGPSAQARFAEPYALLRAADGSVYFTDAGDNNRIRRQLPDGRMETVAGQGEGLADGPGPQARFNTPSGIAADAHGNLYVADTGNHAIRRIGTDGQVTTVAGGTQGFADGPAAQARFDGPMGIAVDAQGQVFVADTWNDRIRVIGTDGTVRTLAGGDRPGFADSVGAEARFDTPVALAFDAHGALLVADFFNNAVRRVGADGTVSTVVGNGGVINGPLSLATTHDGVLYVGDFGGRIVQVTPQGHQIALLGNDRLPRLARPSGLAVEDDGSLLVADAAGYRVHRVRPLAVGALPAPALVGPAADAALPETGGRWPLAPQQGWHEVVGTLGEVRGTFTGESRHHLHGGFDVRGDVGQTVLAIAEGRISSPIAAWSLGGQAEGLAVGRLNYIHMRVGRTPKGEPFDARWQPLYDDAGKLERIRVRRGTRIHVGDRLGSINSQAHVHLQVGTSGFETNAVALGFTGYADHFAPRITEVSLLDDNDQPLAAGSDGVVMLARQGRGVQIVVEAWDQVDNNLPRRRLGPYQVGYQILDAGGQPLQGYEQPRWNIVFNRMPPQKQAVKVAYAPDSGITVHGSAVTRFRYLATNTVRDGLMETGRWQPAALPPGEYIIRGSARDYSGNEGIGKRDVRVRLLP, encoded by the coding sequence ATGGCACGGCGGCAGTGGATGGCAGTGGGTGTTGTGGTGGTGGCAACGGCCGCTGCGCTGGCGGCCACCTGGTGGGAACGCCCCGCGCAGGTACCGGCTGCACCCGCTGGCCCGCCGCCCACGCCGCTGGCCTGGACCGCGCAGATCGAACCGCTGGCCGGTGACGGCCACCCCGGTGACCGCGACGGTCCTTCTGCGCAGGCGCGCTTCGCCGAACCCTATGCGCTGCTGCGCGCCGCCGATGGCAGCGTCTACTTCACCGATGCCGGCGACAACAACCGGATCCGCCGCCAGCTGCCTGATGGTCGCATGGAGACGGTGGCCGGGCAGGGCGAGGGGCTGGCCGACGGGCCGGGCCCGCAGGCGCGCTTCAACACGCCCTCGGGCATTGCGGCCGACGCGCACGGCAATCTGTATGTGGCCGACACCGGCAACCACGCGATCCGCCGCATCGGCACTGATGGCCAGGTGACGACCGTGGCCGGTGGCACGCAGGGCTTTGCCGATGGCCCGGCGGCCCAGGCGCGCTTCGACGGCCCGATGGGCATCGCGGTGGATGCACAGGGGCAGGTGTTCGTGGCCGATACCTGGAACGACCGCATCCGGGTGATCGGCACCGATGGCACGGTGCGCACGCTGGCTGGCGGTGATCGGCCAGGCTTCGCCGATTCGGTGGGCGCCGAGGCCCGCTTCGATACACCCGTGGCGTTGGCCTTCGATGCGCACGGGGCGCTGCTGGTGGCCGACTTCTTCAACAATGCGGTGCGACGCGTCGGTGCCGATGGCACGGTCAGCACCGTGGTCGGCAACGGCGGTGTCATCAATGGGCCGCTTTCGCTGGCCACGACCCACGACGGCGTGCTGTACGTGGGTGATTTTGGCGGACGCATCGTGCAGGTGACGCCGCAGGGCCACCAGATCGCACTGCTGGGCAACGACCGGTTGCCACGCCTGGCGCGGCCCAGCGGCTTGGCCGTGGAGGACGATGGCAGCCTGCTGGTGGCCGACGCTGCGGGCTATCGCGTGCACCGCGTGCGTCCACTGGCGGTGGGCGCGCTGCCGGCACCTGCACTGGTGGGCCCGGCGGCCGATGCCGCACTGCCGGAGACGGGCGGGCGCTGGCCGCTGGCCCCGCAGCAGGGCTGGCACGAAGTGGTCGGCACGCTGGGAGAGGTGCGCGGCACCTTCACGGGCGAGAGCCGCCATCACCTGCATGGGGGCTTCGATGTGCGAGGCGATGTGGGGCAGACCGTGCTGGCCATTGCCGAGGGCAGGATCAGCAGCCCGATCGCGGCCTGGAGCCTGGGCGGCCAGGCCGAGGGGCTGGCGGTGGGGCGCCTGAACTACATCCACATGCGGGTGGGCCGCACGCCGAAGGGTGAGCCATTCGACGCACGTTGGCAGCCCCTGTATGACGACGCTGGCAAGCTGGAACGCATCCGCGTGCGGCGTGGTACGCGCATCCATGTGGGTGACCGGCTGGGCAGCATCAACAGCCAAGCCCACGTGCACCTGCAGGTGGGTACGAGCGGGTTCGAGACCAATGCGGTGGCGTTGGGTTTCACCGGCTATGCGGACCACTTCGCACCGCGCATCACCGAGGTCAGCCTGCTGGATGACAACGACCAGCCACTGGCCGCCGGCAGCGATGGCGTGGTGATGCTGGCGCGGCAGGGGCGCGGCGTGCAGATCGTGGTGGAGGCGTGGGACCAGGTCGACAACAACCTGCCGCGTCGCCGCCTGGGGCCGTACCAGGTGGGCTACCAGATCCTGGATGCGGGCGGACAACCGCTGCAGGGCTATGAACAGCCGCGCTGGAACATCGTGTTCAACCGCATGCCACCGCAGAAGCAGGCAGTGAAGGTGGCCTATGCGCCTGACAGTGGCATCACCGTGCATGGCAGCGCGGTGACCCGCTTCCGCTATCTGGCGACCAACACCGTGCGCGACGGGCTGATGGAAACCGGGCGCTGGCAGCCGGCGGCGCTGCCGCCGGGCGAGTACATCATCCGTGGCAGTGCGCGCGATTACAGCGGCAACGAAGGCATCGGCAAGCGCGATGTCAGGGTGCGGCTGCTGCCATAG
- a CDS encoding YciI family protein, which produces MQQYLLLIYIEPALLQALPSEEFNALMRDCLTHADQLQAEGTLIAAQKLQPVDTAQTLRVRDGNSRVLDGPFAETRELLAGFNLIRARNRDDAMRIARQFPWARFGSIEVRPLEDMDAERERCGAPPAAMAAAAP; this is translated from the coding sequence ATGCAGCAGTACCTGCTCCTCATCTACATCGAACCCGCCCTGCTGCAGGCCCTGCCCAGCGAAGAATTCAATGCACTCATGCGCGACTGCCTCACCCACGCCGACCAGCTGCAGGCCGAAGGCACCCTGATCGCCGCGCAGAAGCTGCAGCCGGTCGACACCGCCCAGACCCTGCGCGTGCGTGATGGCAACAGCCGCGTGCTCGATGGCCCCTTCGCCGAAACCCGCGAACTCCTCGCCGGATTCAACCTCATCCGCGCACGCAATCGCGACGACGCCATGCGCATCGCCCGCCAGTTCCCCTGGGCACGCTTTGGCAGCATCGAAGTGCGGCCGCTGGAAGACATGGACGCCGAACGCGAACGCTGCGGTGCGCCGCCCGCCGCTATGGCAGCAGCCGCACCCTGA
- a CDS encoding MFS transporter codes for MSGHAIDVSSPAGEATRLPWNGLLALAGGSFITLLTETLPAGVLRPMGQSLGVSDAAVGQLVSVYALGSVLAALPMTALTQRLPRRPLLLAAIAGFVVVNALTALTSNYTLLLVVRFLAGVGAGLLWSLVAGYAARMVVPSLQGRAIAVAMVGSPLALSLGVPAGTLLGQQIGWRWAFGLMALLAVLLLGWVRWAVPALPAAGGGQRMPLGSVWRLPGVRSTLLVMALYVLAHNVLYTYIEPLAILADAQPWLDRVLLAFGVAAVVGIGIAGWGVDRHLRALVWAAVAGFVVAVVALLLWPGVPQVLLLASVIWGVAFGAVPTLFQTAVARRAGAAADLAQSMLVTGWNLAIAAGGVAGGVVLQSVGAGQLAWLPLLLLAVCAAWLWARPKAWA; via the coding sequence ATGAGCGGGCACGCCATCGACGTGTCATCGCCAGCCGGCGAGGCGACGCGGCTGCCGTGGAATGGTCTGCTGGCCCTTGCCGGTGGCAGCTTCATCACCCTGCTCACTGAAACCCTGCCGGCGGGGGTACTGCGGCCGATGGGGCAGAGCCTCGGCGTGAGCGACGCGGCGGTGGGCCAGCTGGTGAGCGTGTATGCGCTGGGTTCGGTGCTGGCCGCGCTGCCGATGACCGCGTTGACCCAGCGGTTGCCACGCCGGCCGCTGCTGCTGGCGGCCATTGCCGGCTTCGTTGTGGTCAACGCGCTGACGGCGCTGACCAGCAACTACACGCTGCTGCTGGTGGTGCGTTTCCTGGCCGGCGTGGGTGCGGGCCTGCTGTGGTCGCTGGTGGCGGGCTACGCCGCGCGCATGGTGGTGCCTTCGCTGCAGGGAAGGGCGATCGCGGTAGCGATGGTGGGCTCACCGCTGGCGCTGTCGCTGGGTGTGCCGGCGGGCACGCTGCTGGGCCAGCAGATCGGTTGGCGCTGGGCGTTCGGCCTGATGGCACTGCTGGCGGTGCTGCTGCTGGGCTGGGTGCGCTGGGCGGTGCCTGCGCTGCCGGCGGCGGGCGGCGGCCAGAGGATGCCGCTGGGCAGCGTGTGGCGCCTGCCCGGTGTACGCAGCACCCTGCTGGTGATGGCGCTGTACGTGCTGGCGCACAACGTGCTCTACACCTACATCGAGCCGTTGGCGATCCTGGCCGATGCACAGCCATGGCTGGACCGCGTGCTTCTGGCGTTTGGCGTGGCGGCGGTGGTCGGCATCGGCATTGCAGGCTGGGGCGTGGACCGGCACCTGCGCGCGCTGGTGTGGGCGGCGGTGGCTGGCTTCGTCGTGGCGGTCGTGGCGCTGCTGCTGTGGCCAGGCGTGCCGCAGGTTCTGCTGCTGGCCAGCGTGATCTGGGGCGTAGCGTTTGGCGCTGTGCCGACGCTGTTCCAGACCGCAGTGGCCCGGCGTGCCGGCGCCGCGGCTGATCTGGCGCAGTCGATGCTGGTGACCGGTTGGAACCTGGCGATTGCTGCTGGCGGAGTGGCCGGTGGCGTGGTGCTGCAATCGGTCGGTGCGGGTCAGCTGGCGTGGCTGCCGCTGCTGTTGCTGGCGGTGTGTGCGGCGTGGCTGTGGGCGCGGCCGAAGGCCTGGGCGTAA
- a CDS encoding lytic transglycosylase domain-containing protein: MFLHPALVALLLLPGLASARTVYRCVQGNTVSLATAPEPGSRCTPKDIDDNAIQTPNLWGNMGVFSGVLYEREQDGKLVYSTRNLPGSRVFLKFTVATPPGEPAHEGLGRVGKPQLAPHARQFKAAAKATGVDDAWLRAIAHAESNFDALAVSSKGAQGVMQLMPETALEYGVRDPFSPQQSIDGGARYMRALLRRYNGDRPLAAAAYNAGIGAVSRYRGVPPYAETLAYVDKVMALYARYREAMGIRTEVPAR; this comes from the coding sequence ATGTTTCTCCATCCCGCCCTCGTTGCGCTGTTGCTGCTGCCGGGCCTGGCCAGTGCCCGCACGGTGTACCGCTGCGTGCAGGGCAATACGGTCAGCCTGGCTACAGCGCCGGAGCCGGGCTCCCGCTGTACGCCCAAGGATATCGACGACAACGCCATCCAGACCCCCAACCTGTGGGGCAACATGGGGGTGTTCAGCGGCGTGCTGTACGAACGTGAGCAGGACGGAAAGCTCGTCTATTCCACCCGCAACCTGCCCGGTTCACGGGTGTTCCTGAAGTTCACCGTTGCCACCCCGCCCGGTGAACCGGCCCACGAGGGCCTGGGCAGGGTCGGCAAGCCGCAGCTGGCTCCGCATGCCAGGCAGTTCAAGGCGGCGGCCAAGGCCACCGGTGTTGATGACGCCTGGCTGCGCGCGATTGCCCATGCCGAAAGCAATTTCGATGCGCTGGCCGTATCCAGCAAGGGCGCGCAGGGAGTGATGCAGCTGATGCCCGAGACCGCGCTGGAGTACGGGGTGCGTGATCCGTTCTCGCCACAGCAGTCCATCGACGGCGGTGCCCGCTACATGCGCGCCCTGCTGCGCCGCTACAACGGCGACCGCCCCTTGGCCGCGGCCGCCTACAACGCGGGCATCGGTGCGGTCAGCCGCTACCGCGGCGTGCCCCCGTATGCCGAAACCCTCGCCTACGTGGACAAGGTGATGGCGTTGTACGCGCGTTATCGCGAAGCGATGGGCATCCGCACCGAGGTGCCGGCCAGGTAA